One genomic segment of Ictalurus punctatus breed USDA103 chromosome 12, Coco_2.0, whole genome shotgun sequence includes these proteins:
- the LOC124626915 gene encoding uncharacterized protein F54H12.2-like has product MSEECLKTELDLFTVPLTQTVIEKNTYIEVPPLSAISETSPLEFFIAGTGEDYVDLNNTLVFLRLKITNADGTDIADGAPVGLINYAGSTIFSQVDVSLGDRLISQSSNTYPYRCIIECLTNYGKDALETLFSAGLFYKDTAGHMDVTDPAGGNRGLTKRAAFTNASNVVELLAPIHSDIFFQEKLMLNGVDIKIRMTRAKDEFCLMRSGAVAYKLNIVSASLFVKKVSVSPGVRLGHAQALLSTPAKYPIDRVCVKNFSIPVGSRVCNQENLFLGTLPKSVVLAMVDNDAFTGSYDKNPFAFKNYDLEFLAVYLDGQQHPAKPLQPEYGSGSAVREFYQLALASGKHLKNQPLAIDREDFLHGYTLYAFNLTPDEDCSQHVSLIKSGNIRLEARFRQPLPRTINLIVYAIFDSIIEVSNRRQILVDYY; this is encoded by the coding sequence ATGTCAGAAGAATGTTTAAAAACCGAGCTGGACCTATTCACAGTACCATTAACACAGaccgttattgaaaaaaatacatatatagaagTGCCACCGTTGTCAGCAATATCAGAAACATCGCCTCTGGAGTTTTTTATAGCGGGGACTGGCGAGGATTATGTGGACCTAAACAACACCTTGGTTTTTTTGCGTCTCAAAATCACTAACGCAGACGGCACAGACATAGCAGACGGAGCCCCCGTGGGGCTTATTAACTATGCCGGATCTACGATATTTTCACAAGTGGACGTGTCGCTTGGAGACCGTCTCATATCACAAAGTTCCAACACATATCCTTATCGATGCATAATAGAGTGTCTCACCAATTATGGTAAAGACGCTCTTGAAACGCTGTTTTCAGCGGGGCTCTTTTACAAAGACACCGCCGGTCACATGGACGTAACGGACCCCGCCGGCGGTAACAGAGGTTTGACCAAACGAGCTGCATTTACCAACGCCAGCAACGTTGTTGAACTACTGGCCCCCATTCACAGTGACATATTCTTTCAAGAAAAACTAATGCTTAACGGCGTGGACATTAAAATTCGCATGACGAGGGCGAaagatgaattctgtttgatgaggAGCGGCGCTGTGGCCTATAAACTAAACATCGTGTCAGCTTCActgtttgtgaaaaaagtgtcGGTATCACCAGGTGTGAGATTGGGGCACGCGCAAGCATTGCTCTCGACGCCAGCCAAATACCCCATCgacagggtgtgtgtgaaaaacttCTCAATCCCTGTAGGTTCACGTGTTTGTAATCAAGAAAACTTGTTCTTAGGAACTCTACCAAAATCCGTTGTTCTGGCTATGGTTGATAATGATGCGTTTACAGGCTCGTATGATAAAAATCCGTTCGCCTTTAAAAACTATGACCTAGAATTTTTGGCAGTTTATCTGGACGGCCAACAACACCCCGCTAAACCCCTGCAGCCTGAATATGGAAGTGGCTCTGCGGTACGCGAATTTTACCAGTTAGCGCTGGCTTCTGGAAAGCATCTTAAAAATCAACCTCTAGCTATTGATAGGGAGGATTTTCTGCATGGGTATACCCTTTATGCGTTTAATCTCACGCCGGACGAAGACTGCAGTCAACACGTGTCGCTTATCAAGTCTGGGAACATTAGGCTAGAAGCACGTTTTAGACAACCTCTACCCCGAACGATCAACTTAATCGTTTATGCCATATTTGACAGCATCATCGAAGTGTCAAATCGCAGACAGATCCTGGTTGATTACTATTAA